Below is a genomic region from Delftia tsuruhatensis.
CGGCGTGGCGGCCCATGAGCAGGGCGGACTCGAAGCTTTCGCGCACGACATGGTCGGCGTCCTTCTGGATGAGTTCCAGCGCGTGCTCGCGGTCATAGGCGCGCACGATGAGGCGGGCATGCGGGCATTCGTGGCGAACGTTCTCCACGATGCGCGTGGCCGCGGCCTTGCTGTCCACGCAGACCAGGATGGCGCTGGCGTGGCTGGCACCGGCTGCGTGCAGGATGTCGGCGCGCGCGCCGTCGCCGAAGTAGACCTTGAAGCCATAGGGCTCGGCGTTGCGGATCACGTCGGGGTCGTTGTCGATGATGGACAGCTTGGCGCCGCGCGCCAGCGGCCCCTGGCTGGCGATCTGGCCCACGCGGCCGAAGCCGATGACGAGCACGTTGCCGCGCAGGTCCTGCGGTGCCTCCACCCCGTCCAGCGAGACGGCCTGGGCGCCCGCCAGGCGTTTGTGCAGCACCACCACCAGCGGCGTGATGGCCATGGACAGCACGACGATGGCCGTCATGTTGGCATGCACCTCGGGAGTCAGCACTTTGAGCTTGAGCGCCTCGGCGAACAGCACGAAGGCGAACTCGCCGCCCTGGGCCATGAGGATGGCACGGTCCAGAGCGTCCGCGTGGCTGCTGCGCGCCACGCGGGCCACGGCGTAGATGCACAGGGCCTTGCCCAGCATGAGCGCGACCACGCCCAGGCCCACGATGCGCCAGTTCAGCGCCACTACCTCCAGGTTCAGCGCCATGCCCACACCCAGGAAGAACAGGCCCAGCAGCAGCCCCCGGAAGGGCTCGACATCGGCCTCCAGCTGGTGGCGGAACGACGATTCGGACAGCAGCACGCCCGCCACGAAGGCGCCCATGGCCATGGACAGGCCGCCCATTTCCATCAGCAGGGCCGCGCCCAGCACCACCAGCAGGGCGGCGGCTGTCATCACCTCGCGCGCCTTGGCCTTGGCCAGGATGCGGAACAGGGGGTTGAGCAGCCACAGGCCCGCGCCCACCAGCGCGCCCAGCGACAGCAGGGCCAGGCCTGCGCGCTGCCACAGCGGCGAAGCCGCCACGGGCGCCGCATCGGCCGGCGCCAGAAAGGCCACGGCGGCCAGCAGCGGCACGATGAGCAGGTCCTCGAACAGCAGGATGGAGACGATGCGCTGGCCGCGCGGCGCAAGGATGTCGCCGCGCTCGGCCAGCACTTGCATGACGATGGCCGTGGAGGTCAGCACGAAGCCCGCTCCGCTCACGAAGGCCACCTGCCAGGGAAAGCCGAAGGCCATGCCCACGCCCGTGAGCAGCAGCGCGCAGACCACGACCTGCAGGCTGCCCAGCCCGAAGATCTGGCCGCGCAAATCCCACAGGTGCGAGGGCTTCATCTCCAGCCCGATGACAAAGAGGAACATCACCACGCCCAGCTCGGCCACGTGCAGGATGGTCTGCGCGTCCGTCACCAGGCCCAGCCCGTAGGGGCCTATGGCCAGACCGGCGGCCAGATAGCCGAGCACGGCGCCCAGCCCCAGGCGCTTGAACAGCGGCACGGCCACGACGGCGGCCCCCAGCAGCGTGACGATTCCTACGAGCTGGCTTGCATTGCCTTCAGCGGCCATGGCTTGGTTTCCTTTGTGTGGATG
It encodes:
- a CDS encoding monovalent cation:proton antiporter-2 (CPA2) family protein, which gives rise to MAAEGNASQLVGIVTLLGAAVVAVPLFKRLGLGAVLGYLAAGLAIGPYGLGLVTDAQTILHVAELGVVMFLFVIGLEMKPSHLWDLRGQIFGLGSLQVVVCALLLTGVGMAFGFPWQVAFVSGAGFVLTSTAIVMQVLAERGDILAPRGQRIVSILLFEDLLIVPLLAAVAFLAPADAAPVAASPLWQRAGLALLSLGALVGAGLWLLNPLFRILAKAKAREVMTAAALLVVLGAALLMEMGGLSMAMGAFVAGVLLSESSFRHQLEADVEPFRGLLLGLFFLGVGMALNLEVVALNWRIVGLGVVALMLGKALCIYAVARVARSSHADALDRAILMAQGGEFAFVLFAEALKLKVLTPEVHANMTAIVVLSMAITPLVVVLHKRLAGAQAVSLDGVEAPQDLRGNVLVIGFGRVGQIASQGPLARGAKLSIIDNDPDVIRNAEPYGFKVYFGDGARADILHAAGASHASAILVCVDSKAAATRIVENVRHECPHARLIVRAYDREHALELIQKDADHVVRESFESALLMGRHAVLALGATEDEARTLEAEVRGRDTERFALETAGGTFAGRALLLGNIERIDPPRHDRPADSAA